The following proteins are encoded in a genomic region of Hyla sarda isolate aHylSar1 chromosome 3, aHylSar1.hap1, whole genome shotgun sequence:
- the LOC130361261 gene encoding C-C motif chemokine 19-like: protein MKVMLSFALLAVSIIYMVSADPGKPSKCCIRVSRGKPSPAMKIERFDLQTANPPCVEAVRFFTNTNRIMCAPPNLPWVKRKQAELSKKQEEQKTE from the exons ATGAAAGTTATGCTAAGTTTTGCTCTGCTggctgtatctatcatctatatggtCTCTGCTG ATCCAGGCAAGCCAAGCAAGTGCTGTATCAGGGTCTCCAGAGGGAAACCCAGCCCTGCAATGAAAATTGAACGTTTCGACCTCCAAACAGCAAATCCTCCATGTGTTGAGGCTGTAAG gttttttaCAAATACAAACAGGATTATGTGTGCCCCTCCTAATTTACCTTGGGTTAAAAGGAAGCAAGCAGAGCTCAG TAAAAAACAAGAAGAACAGAAGACCGAGTAG